A window of Rhododendron vialii isolate Sample 1 chromosome 13a, ASM3025357v1 contains these coding sequences:
- the LOC131313889 gene encoding protein FAF-like, chloroplastic: MAVCGSLQHIFKKPPPENPTLLESLSWNQIKPTKPNEQDSSSFTEIFGELHFKENPEPYPPSLSPPTLPPSTTKNDQITPTPTTNKNPSPDYLSTIFSSMNSESLQLCTEGLGFESSADVEELRSDTKINGWEEKGEVVGIGKESFLHGESGGKGELMRRVRKSGGEFPPPISSIGESGKPWVWFKSYRQNGRFVLKEIRVPNQEFLHASREDGRLKLQFFQADGEDGEDDDDDDDYNDDYDDERDGIVGEEEEEMEEMMGR, from the coding sequence atggcTGTCTGTGGAAGCCTCCAACACATCTTCAAGAAACCCCCACCAGAAAACCCAACACTGCTGGAGTCCCTCTCTTGGAACCAGATCAAACCCACAAAACCCAATGAACAAGATTCATCATCCTTCACAGAAATCTTTGGGGAATTACATTTCAAAGAGAACCCAGAACCATACCCACCCTCCCTTTCCCCTCCCACTCTTCCTCCCTCAACCACCAAAAATGACCAAatcacccccacccccaccaccaaCAAAAACCCATCACCAGATTACCTCTCAACCATTTTCTCATCCATGAATTCAGAGTCCCTGCAGCTGTGCACGGAGGGTCTCGGGTTCGAAAGCTCCGCCGACGTGGAGGAACTGAGATCCGACACGAAAATCAACGGTTGGGAAGAGAAGGGAGAGGTGGTAGGGATTGGGAAGGAGAGTTTTTTGCATGGTGAGAGTGGTGGGAAGGGGGAGTTGATGAGGAGGGTGAGGAAAAGTGGGGGGGAGTTTCCTCCGCCGATTTCTTCCATTGGGGAGAGTGGGAAGCCTTGGGTGTGGTTCAAGTCTTATAGGCAGAATGGTAGGTTTGTTTTGAAGGAGATAAGGGTGCCGAATCAGGAGTTTCTGCATGCTAGCAGGGAGGATGGACGGTTGAAGTTGCAGTTTTTTCAGGCGGATGGAGAGgatggagaagatgatgatgatgatgatgattataatgatgattatgatgaTGAGAGAGATGGGATtgttggagaagaagaagaagaaatggaggAAATGATGGGGAGATGA
- the LOC131312642 gene encoding rho GTPase-activating protein 5 produces MTEVLHSSPSSSPSSSSLSCAPSSTPHRNDALFEGESRVTGGEHDEAKEREDKDRDSLSLLALLLTLFRKSFWVAACKADREELCAGMEIGWPTNVRHVAHVTFDRFNGFLGLPVEFEPEVPRRAPSASTTVFGVSTESMQLSYDSRGNSVPTILLLMQRRLYAQGGLQAEGIFRINGENSQEEYVRDQLNRGIVPQGIDVHCLAGLIKAWFRELPTGVLDSLSPEQIMQCQSEEDCTALVRLLPPTEAALLDWAINLMGDVVQQEHLNKMNAHNIAMVFAPNMTQMADPLTALMHAVQVMNFLKRLIVKILREREDSVIEPAPSSLLEPSDKNGRESPSQPPRLEVAAHENDEIDPHFISEEPITESASDSNELDNIATDGGEPCSSDSTSIEGSYEGSYNSPDEYNTDIDAEVVNNCLKSGVQEEKGLGEKIGQSSVSNLTKKCPGIEQQPAVLQVVMGHVEKSKEMSNLSRINSRTERIEAWR; encoded by the exons ATGACAGAGGTCCTACACTCCTCCCCATcctcttccccttcttcttcctccttatcCTGCGCACCCTCATCCACGCCCCACCGCAACGACGCCTTGTTTGAGGGTGAGTCTAGGGTTACGGGCGGTGAACATGATGAAGCGAAGGAGAGAGAAGACAAGGATAGAGATTCACTGTCCCTTTTGGCACTTTTGTTGACCCTTTTCAGGAAATCCTTCTGGGTTGCTGCTTGCAAGGCTGATAGGGAAGAGCTTTGTGCTGGGATGGAGATCGGGTGGCCGACTAATGTGCGCCATGTAGCGCACGTCACGTTTGATAGGTTCAATGGGTTCTTGGGCTTGCCTGTTGAGTTTGAGCCGGAAGTGCCTAGGCGGGCTCCTAGTGCCAG TACCACTGTTTTTGGAGTTTCCACAGAATCCATGCAGCTATCATATGACTCCAGAGGGAACAGTGTGCCAACAATACTCCTGCTAATGCAAAGACGTTTGTATGCCCAAGGAGGCCTACAG GCAGAAGGTATTTTCAGAATAAATGGGGAAAACAGCCAGGAGGAGTATGTCAGGGATCAATTGAATAGGGGAATCGTTCCACAAGGCATTGATGTACATTGCTTAGCGGGTCTTATCAAG GCTTGGTTTAGAGAACTCCCAACTGGAGTATTGGATTCTCTGTCACCTGAGCAAATAATGCAGTGCCAGTCTGAGGAAGATTGTACTGCACTTGTGAGGCTCCTACCTCCAACAGAAGCTGCTCTACTGGATTGGGCAATCAACCTGATGGGTGATGTTGTTCAACAGGAACATTTAAACAAGATGAATGCACACAACATTGCAATGGTTTTTGCACCAAACATGACTCAG ATGGCAGATCCATTGACAGCATTAATGCATGCGGTCCAAGTGATGAACTTCCTCAAGAGACTTATTGTGAAGATTCTACGTGAAAGAGAGGATTCTGTGATAGAACCGGCTCCTAGTTCTCTCCTGGAGCCTTCTGATAAGAATGGTCGCGAAAGCCCTTCACAGCCTCCTCGTCTGGAAGTCGCTGCCCACGAAAATGACGAGATCGACCCTCACTTCATTTCTGAAGAACCCATTACTGAAAGCGCTTCAGACTCTAATGAGCTTGATAACATCGCAACTGATGGAGGAGAGCCATGCAGTAGCGATTCAACATCTATTGAAGGATCCTATGAAGGAAGTTATAATAGTCCTGATGAGTACAACACTGACATAGATGCGGAAGTGGTTAATAATTGTTTAAAATCTGGGGTACAAGAAGAGAAGGGccttggagaaaaaattggccAATCTAGTGTTTCGAATCTGACAAAGAAGTGTCCTGGAATTGAGCAACAACCAGCGGTACTTCAGGTGGTGATGGGACATGTGGAGAAGAGCAAGGAGATGAGCAATTTGAGTCGTATAAATTCAAGAACAGAGAGGATTGAAGCTTGGCGGTGA